The segment ctaaaccatacactcaaaataattttcacgtcgaaattacgggaaaagttatgtgaatattttccatccaacttttcccgtattatttacgtgaatttcacgTAATTTGCATTAGTATGGGTGCATTTACTTgcaaatcagatagatgttattgtattttcaaataatgttcaactgaaaatcacgtaactcTCTGtaaagaaatttacgtgatttttcaggtggaaaggacgtgtggattattttgagtgtagatcagccacaggttgaataaaattagctataaaaacgtttgatcagcctgaaattgttacttggggcgTAACTTCAGTTAAGAGCTTGCAAAACTATCTGAGTATTGCCACAAGGGAGAATTTGGaagagcgcggaatgagttaatCACGATTATaaagaggaaaaagcgccaaaaaggAGGCCAGAAATCGTAAAGACTAAGAGCTACTAAATACTTCGGGCtaatgagacgcgcaagttctatgagacgGTGAACCAATCTTGTAAAGGACACACACCGAAGCTAGATATGCATTGGCGATGCTAGGGGGGGTTAAGCCCCTCCCCCCTGGAAACTTTtagcccccccctagaaaaataggcttgatttttgtaatttatttcgAAAGCCTTGGGCCTAACCGTCTtcagacattacccttctttatcgacaaacttcgcagccggctgttagattACAGGACAGTACGGGGCTTGTGCAAAAattctactgattctatctagcagcaccgcctagccgagattcgaacacaagacgaaataaaatggtcgaaaacaAGTCGGAAGCTATAACCCCCCTAAAAATAAGCACTAGTTCCACCAACGCTGATATGTGATAGGAACGAGGATGGAAACCGGGGTGGTCGACAGCTGACAGCGGTTTTTCGATACCCATGAcgatataacagaagaagatagaacggaagttaacctaggaatacCTACAAACGgaaacagcgtgccggcttccGATCTGGAAAAGATCCGGCGAAAAATCggttagctgaagaataatGGAGCCGCCGGAAAGCACCGACTCTCAGCAGaactgaatatgaatatatgaatatatggtactaccacctaccttagcagaacatccgttcatagcaatgagcctatcatgtcaaaaagagttgaacatattcaacgattggtcatgcttcccaactcttgtatgaagggccaaaagggaattggtcgataagcaacatcacttacacgtaccagggatttagagaatctccttccaagggctaagtcacctgagtcaatcgttgaataaaccgtcttaatgcagaatgactccagcaggtggagagaagagcccgctcattatccacgatgtgttgttaatcgggccaagattaaccctagaaagttgactgtttcactctccctaggcccaccgcttcaaacaagtgctctgatggtccctccctcttcccgattctagtttatttatgaaatgtggtatatatgggtaaaaatagaacaatctcaccagcagtccttcgaatggaatagagttgcgtccttttagtttccataaatgcttctaataattaatttaatttttcttctggtatccaaagttttcactataaagcagtaaatgcttcataagctaaaacgaaaaaaataattaaaataacttatattatgcttaccagatcgtgtggctccaccgtctgcccaaaacctcgattgtgagatcaggcagccgggaaccacacagtatcgcacctcctagcttggctactcaatagagcattaccgggtatggccacgtggaggcgctaggtaggggcttgggatagctagagctatattggacgctcctcatttgccttccccatttcatacccagcacCGACTCtcagcagaactctacaaaaattgcCAAGAACCGCCTGCAACAGCACTtcaggatttggaaggaggtgaaactaccagaggagtatatggaaggtgtggtttgtcccatctacaaaaagggcgattgctgtaattaccccagattttgttacgtcgtctatccgcAATAGCAAGTGGATTCGTGCAAGtggaccccaccggcaccaagaacagaggggcccaacgtgttaGATAGCTCGATAATGTTGAAGCTGACTTGTGTATCCTAGAACGTTCAACGAATTGGCAACAAGTAGCTCAGgatcgagtacagtggagaggaattcttgagaCGGCAAGCACCGCACCGGTTCTATGCTATTagaagaagaaaattcttcCGTACCGAAAACCCCGAAAACCAGATCGTAATCAAATTTTATCCTGAGGTCAATTTATCACCCACCGGGATGCACTGCAGTTGGCATGATTGAAATCCCGAAGCCGCCCCACCACAGTCGATTTGTAGGAGCTAGCGTTCATCAGTCGTCCCGGTTTTGTGTGTGGGAATGGGGGTATCCAGCCTGCAACGTCaggcaaatatatttgtcaagtcaaattttttaaaaacctGTTGCGGTATTCTATCTTAGTGCCTCTGCTCCTTCGTCCGATACGAGCAGGGGTAACTGTGGATACTCCAGTTAGTAGCCTTATGTCGCAATATTCTATTTGGTAAAAATTTATGTTATTCTGGTTCAGTTCTTTAATTCGGCCATTACTTCTATTCTTTGCATACACCTATTACCATATTAATAGGTGTATGCAAACCATGATaataatttcaattaaaaaagtacaaaactttttctaaaacttccattattccacatcaatttttttttttgaaaaatgacgtTAGACGCCCCTACCCTCCTCTTCTTATGCAGCAAGTAATAAATCAACATCCCCAAtgatgcaaagcaaagcaaagcctaggtgctacaattccgtcatcgaaacttgaccttctgtttttatacgacagacttcgcagccagccgttAGAGGGCAGGACatttgcagggccagttgctacgatcctattgactctaacagcctctcccagtcgagattcgaacatatgacgactggcttattaggccagcgtcatacctcgaagctaattggGAGGCTGGGCCAATGATGCATTGTAGCAAATTATACACTATGACCATGAAAAGGTCACAAATTTAAATGACAACAGCCTAAAGCTACTCAAGTGCACCACTAATTTCTGGTTTGTTTGAGAAGCCCCAAATATCAATTGCATTGTAATTTGAAGTGGAATCACTattttgattaaaagataagtctacataatatattttagatATTGTAACAGAACCTCACatcaaaaaatataaggattggttcaaaattttttgaggaaatcagtttttttttgttttccaacaatggaGATTTTCAAATAAACGATTCAActgatttcttgagcatttctttgcATATCTATGCATATGAAACGGGTTTAAATGGGTTTCTTTTTAGTTACGTACCCCGCTTAAAGGTCCAAATCGATTtctttcttcattttctgtAGATTATCAGGTAAGATAGTCAGTGATAGtttaaaaaagttataaaacatAAAAGAATCGCtagaaaatgtttttaaacgattCAATTAGGAAAGTATATGTTGTTTAATCGTAAAATGTAATTTATAAATAagcatcttttatttatttaaaatgtttattttctgatGGCAAAATGTTATAGGAAATCAAGGCTATCAGAACGATAATTTATTTCATGTACTTTTTCTAACAAGCACATGCAAATTTATATTCAACGCTAAAACATTACTTCGCACAATTTAATAGTTTGTGGGAGTTTTTTTTTAACCAAAAGCTGTTTCGCAGCTGTGAAATGGAGGGATGCCCATCTTGCCCCGAGCCTCCCTATAAAACAGGTGCAGGTTGCGTACTGAGATAAAAGTTAATGGACAAGCGTGGTAGATTTACAGACGTTCACTCTTCTTCTATCAACCTGAAGAATTAGTTGGGGCATACCAATTTACAAAGTAATAACTATGTATTTTTTGAGATTTTTAAAGTTGGGAATTTCAATAAGAATAATACACGACCGTTGAAATTGTAAATTTTGGTTTATAGCTAGCAGAATGCACAGTGATAAATCCCTTAACGCcaaaaatactgatattttaACAAGATTTTGAATAGGTTCTACATTCATATTGTTGGAACACAGGTAATAGCGTGTCAAATATTATTGGGTTGTATTATTGGGTGCTATTAgcagaaataaaaattatttactaGGCTTGGTCGAAATTGTAAATTAGAATCTAATTAGATCGAAATATAGTTTATATCACATAAGAGCAGTATCCATAAAAAGAAGACTTTCAcagtttttcaaaatgtttggtgaacaaaaattgattttatgatttctgaaaacaaaaatagaagttTACAAATAACTATTACGCCACAGTCAGAGCCGAATTGGTATTATCATAGTCGTTATTCCACATGCTGTTGTGCCGAGCACAGATATGCTATACAGCTTCTTATTAAATGCCTAAATACCTTTGATACATTTAACGCTTATATGGCATCAAAGAAGTTTACATCAGATTAATTCATTCATTGAACTAATTGTAAAACGGAGCTGTTTTAGCATTCTGCATCACTATTTATTTGTTAAATATGAAAGCATATTTTACATACGAGATGCGAACATTTAATTATACCACGTTAGTCTCATTTAATCTTCACCCCTAGACTCTAATCTTTGTCAGGTTACTTAAAATAAGCTGCCTGTATATTTCGAAAGTTTCTTGTCAAACGTACATGCACGATATAATCAATTGATCGCAGATCATACTATATAAGCAGATGTAGTTATAAATACGTCGATTTGTTCGATCAGAATAACACATTAATACACATTAGATGAAAAGACTTTTAGCTAAAATAGTCTTACTTTGGTTGTCAATTTCAATTAAGGAATCCATTTACACATACGTAGTGCCAATTTCCCTAAAAATGAATTAGCAGTAAAATTACATCCCACTTCAATGATAGTACGCGTATCACAAAGAACTCACCTGTATTCCTAGATCCCAGCCAGTTCCAGCAGGGTTCTCAGTACTGATTCCACTTCTCTTACAAATATATCCCGACTGAGATACGGCATACACATGTTCCCCAACGGAAACGTTCTTAAATCCAACGTTTCCTTCGTAATGGGGAGGGTCATTTTGGATATTGGATAACAGCTGCCAGTGGCTACCCTCGGGAAACGTTGGAGTTATTTCCTTTCGCACGGATAATCGGCCCGCCGTATCAACCGTCCAAATACCTGCCTTTCCGACTGAAATTTGTTTGAATGTGACCCCACCTGGCGGTTCGATGGGCTGCCATTTGCTTCCGAGTGGATTGTCACTAGAGATTCCACAGCGCCAGTAAGCGGATCCATTCTTACCGATGGCCCATACTTTGTTCAGGTGACAACTAATGCTAACTAATGGTTGATCACAAGCTACATGCTCCCATCCGGCACCCTGTCGAGTAAATATGCATGTTAATAAAAGGTTTTTGAAAAGAATCCCTGCAAAATTACTAACCGCTGGTTGTGATTGGCTAACACCTCTGCGGTAAAGTACATCTCCATTTGCGGCAACTGCCCACACTGTAATACTGCAATCTACTTCATCGCTGTCTGGCTGTAGCGATACGTCCATAATTTTTGCATTGCCAACTTCCTGCCATGGTCCAGTCGTTGTGAGGCGGCACTTTCTATACCACCGTCTTCGCCGCACATAATCTGTAAACTGCTTTTTGGCATGGTAACTGGCTGGAAAGTCAACTGCATACTGCCATCCATCACGATCAACCCCACCCGGATTTTGGAAGTCTACCATCCAATCGCTCACCCATTGCCAATGCATAGACAGTAGTTTCGTGTGTTCCTTACTTCGTTTATGTTTGCCCGTAATATCGCTCCACATATGCCGGTCGGTTGGTAAGCCAGTCGTTGAAAAACCTGATAGCGGATTCCATCTTTGGTTCTCATAAATATAGTAATTATGTGTATCCGTCATCGTGTTTATCCCTTGATTACTTGTTTCCAAGCCTTTGAGAAAAGCTCCACCCCAACCTCCGGTATATACCCATGCTGTATTGTCATATCCGATACCCCACACGACTCCTGCTTTGCAAGGCTGAACCCGTCGGAGATGTCCTCCTATTTGACGCCAGAAAACATCCCGCAATGGCAAAATCAATTTTGGGCTCTCATAAACGATATTGAAAATCTTAACTCGACCACTACTGTACAAGCTATAGATGGCATCCGGTGTTAGTCCGTTCCGATACTTAAATTTGGGATATTCCTTGTCGTTGACCGATATTCGAAAGCCTTCGCGATCAGTCCTGTAAATTATTCAGTAATATTAGTAGATCTAAAGTTAGaaataatcataaaacaaaCCTAATTTCTAGTTTGAATTCTGCCCCTGGTGAAAACAGCATTTCTTGGTTTCGTATTTCGTTCTCGTTCCAGTGCGAAGCCTCCATTGAAttaaaaacagtaattttctcgTTAAAACGCGGATTAATGTGCAAGGGAATGTTTCTTTGAGATTCCATCTTATGTCTTAAGCGAACCGTTGGATGGCTTTGCAGGTCAAACCGAATGTGATCAGCATCGTCGTACACAAAGCCTGAGATTTCGAGCCGTGATCCTCTAGCCATTCCATTATACAGAGAAGTAAGATAAGGCGTTTCGGCAGCCGAAACGTCAATTTTTAGCTGGAAGATTTTTTCCTCTGGTTGCCACTGTGAAGCTTCCAGGTTGGTTGGGTCAAACACAAAGACGTCGCCCATGTTGGAAGTGATCCACATAGAACGGGGCGATGGTTTGCTATGCACTTCATTTATTTGGCAGCACACAGACGTGAGGTGTGATATCCAGTCTTCCAAATCGGTGTCACCACTGAACTGAACCTTGATCGGTGATGATCCGGGAGGTAATCGTGGGGCATGGATAGCTAGCCTTGGCGAACCAGGCTCACTGCAGCACATAATGCACGTTATTTCCGATAGGGAGAACTGCATCTGTAAGCATGACAATTCGTTCGAAGTTCAGTTCGAATTTACATAAACACATTGCAATAAACTAAGATACACACCTTCGTTGTTATCCCATCCGGATTTAAAATAGTTAATGTTCCAGAATCCGGTCCCGAGCCCTGATTGTTGACCCACTCGAGCTCGATCAAGCAATCCTCAAAAGCATGCCCCGACTTGGCAGCTCGAGCTTCACCCGATTTTACCCAAGATGACATTTCAATAGCTTTTTCATAAACTGCAAACTCGCTGCTCCCCAGCGGACCAGGAGGGCGCTGTTTCAAGTCATCCAGGATCTTCAGACGCCAGGGCTGAGTAAGTTCCTCCTGGGTTGCATTTGCGAATGCATCGTTGAACCAACTTGGTAACTGGTTTGGGTCTACGCTGACGGCACCGGCCGCACAACCAATCCAAAGTACTTCACATTCTGCCCAATTCTGCGACCCGCCGTGGTCTTCGTATTCACCGAAAACGCCTGAATCCCGAGAACTTTCTCCTTCAAAAACACTTGAATCAGATTCCGGATGTGCTTCGGTCCCTACTACCGACCCAACACTTCTCACGGGACTCCAAGCACGAGAATTTTTTAACTGTTTTCCGGAAATTTCGTAAACTTCGTTCAATGGGGCACTGGAAGCAACAACGGTTTCATTTGACAAATTCCTGGTCACCTTTTTCTCCACAAGGCTTCCAACGTGCTGCGATTCTAGTTTGTTAACCGTGGTAATTGCATCCGGGGAGACCTCAGGTTTATGCCATAATTCAGGACGATTCTTTGGATTAATTGTTGGAGCCGATCGAGATGTTTCCTCGCTATTTTCCACCAAAGAGCAACTTTCCTGTTGTAGTTTCTCTTTGTATAAACTGTTCAAACTACGATGTTTGGTCGAAGGAGAATCGCTACCACTGCGTCGACTAGAAATGGAAAAGTTACTAGAAGTTCGACTCATTTGCAAGGGAAGCTGTATTATGCGCCATTTTTTTCCTGTGGGATCCGAAGCAGACACTCCAGAGCGGAAGTAAAGTGCACGATCTTCAGATCCTACGGCGAATACCTGGTCATTTGGAGCTACAGAGATGTACGAAATATTTCCAACCATCTCAACCCAACCACTTCCAATAGCCGCATCTTCACTAATTCCGGACGCTTCTCCATTGACTCCACGCCGAAACCACACGTGGTTATCGCTAGTTACACACCACACGGAATTGGTTCCTACAGAAACTTGCGCGATTTTCAAATTAGAACCAGGTGGTTTTACTTCTAACCATGTGGTACCCATCGGTGCATCACGGGTAACACCTGCACGTACGATAGCCCTTCCATTGTACAATGAAGCCCAGACTAGGCCGGTGGGTCCAACTGCAATTTGCGACACTTCACATCCGGATGGAGTCGTGACTAACGTCCAACGAAGGCCTTCCGGTGCTGTAGTGGTCACTCCTGTTCTGAACATAACTCTTCCATGTGCCGTAACAGCCCAAACCAACAAAAGACCCGGTGCGGCTCCAGGGACATTAGTTCCATTGATTGCTACATCTATGAACGGTTCTTGGGTAGGATCCTTATGAAGCGGAGCTACAGCACACCAAGAGTTCAACGCACAGTATCTTCGGAAACGTATCCATTTCCGACGCCTTACACAGGACTTCCAATTTTTCTGGGGATGATAGGTAGATGGGAAATCAACCGCATAAGTCCAACCATCATGGTCTAATGGTTGTCCGTCCAAGCTGAGATCGAGTTGCCATTCACCTTCCCACTGCCAAGCCATTGAAGGCAATCGAATCTTATCGATATTTCTGTCTACTGTTCCGTCAACATTGGAGAAATGATAGCGGTCCGTTGGAAGTAACCTACTGGAGAAACCTTCAATCGGGAGCCATCGTTCATTTTCGTATGTTTCCTCTTTCATTCGAATTGGAATGTCCAGACCGTGTACATGGACGTACACTTGCCGATCTCCGCCGATGGCCCACATAAAGTGTGGAACCACTGAAATTCGTTTAAACTCCAGTCCCAGGTATAGGAACTCCCGCCAGGCCGACCCGGCGGTGGACAGCGCGTACACTCGGCCTTCATTGCTGTTTGCGAACAGTAATGTACTTGGCATTGCCAACTACGCTGGATTA is part of the Sabethes cyaneus chromosome 2, idSabCyanKW18_F2, whole genome shotgun sequence genome and harbors:
- the LOC128733420 gene encoding tectonin beta-propeller repeat-containing protein, whose translation is MPSTLLFANSNEGRVYALSTAGSAWREFLYLGLEFKRISVVPHFMWAIGGDRQVYVHVHGLDIPIRMKEETYENERWLPIEGFSSRLLPTDRYHFSNVDGTVDRNIDKIRLPSMAWQWEGEWQLDLSLDGQPLDHDGWTYAVDFPSTYHPQKNWKSCVRRRKWIRFRRYCALNSWCAVAPLHKDPTQEPFIDVAINGTNVPGAAPGLLLVWAVTAHGRVMFRTGVTTTAPEGLRWTLVTTPSGCEVSQIAVGPTGLVWASLYNGRAIVRAGVTRDAPMGTTWLEVKPPGSNLKIAQVSVGTNSVWCVTSDNHVWFRRGVNGEASGISEDAAIGSGWVEMVGNISYISVAPNDQVFAVGSEDRALYFRSGVSASDPTGKKWRIIQLPLQMSRTSSNFSISSRRSGSDSPSTKHRSLNSLYKEKLQQESCSLVENSEETSRSAPTINPKNRPELWHKPEVSPDAITTVNKLESQHVGSLVEKKVTRNLSNETVVASSAPLNEVYEISGKQLKNSRAWSPVRSVGSVVGTEAHPESDSSVFEGESSRDSGVFGEYEDHGGSQNWAECEVLWIGCAAGAVSVDPNQLPSWFNDAFANATQEELTQPWRLKILDDLKQRPPGPLGSSEFAVYEKAIEMSSWVKSGEARAAKSGHAFEDCLIELEWVNNQGSGPDSGTLTILNPDGITTKMQFSLSEITCIMCCSEPGSPRLAIHAPRLPPGSSPIKVQFSGDTDLEDWISHLTSVCCQINEVHSKPSPRSMWITSNMGDVFVFDPTNLEASQWQPEEKIFQLKIDVSAAETPYLTSLYNGMARGSRLEISGFVYDDADHIRFDLQSHPTVRLRHKMESQRNIPLHINPRFNEKITVFNSMEASHWNENEIRNQEMLFSPGAEFKLEIRTDREGFRISVNDKEYPKFKYRNGLTPDAIYSLYSSGRVKIFNIVYESPKLILPLRDVFWRQIGGHLRRVQPCKAGVVWGIGYDNTAWVYTGGWGGAFLKGLETSNQGINTMTDTHNYYIYENQRWNPLSGFSTTGLPTDRHMWSDITGKHKRSKEHTKLLSMHWQWVSDWMVDFQNPGGVDRDGWQYAVDFPASYHAKKQFTDYVRRRRWYRKCRLTTTGPWQEVGNAKIMDVSLQPDSDEVDCSITVWAVAANGDVLYRRGVSQSQPAGAGWEHVACDQPLVSISCHLNKVWAIGKNGSAYWRCGISSDNPLGSKWQPIEPPGGVTFKQISVGKAGIWTVDTAGRLSVRKEITPTFPEGSHWQLLSNIQNDPPHYEGNVGFKNVSVGEHVYAVSQSGYICKRSGISTENPAGTGWDLGIQGNWHYVCVNGFLN